Part of the Paroedura picta isolate Pp20150507F chromosome 3, Ppicta_v3.0, whole genome shotgun sequence genome is shown below.
CTGCTTTACCCTGGCATCAAGTGACAAACATGCTGGATTTTTTCATACCCATTGGCCAGAATGTCCTGACAGATTCCTACCTCAGACTGTCCTTTTCATCCTTTATAAGAAATAGCAATAGGTAGAATCAGTTCTGGCTTTACCATGGTGCTTTCTACTCCTAAGTCCCTGAGAGTAATTACGTCTTGTCCACTTAAATTCATGTTTTCCAGAAAATCTCCATAGGCACTTTCTGGCCTTATACAGAAACTACTGTGGTAGGTTTGTTCTGGGGTATGTCTAGTTCTGGTTTTGAGGTTTCTGAGGTAACTTTACCTCAGTTCTGAACAAAACGCGTTTTTATGCCCTGGTTTTCCACAGGGAAAGCACACTTTCTTCTATTCACATTCCCCAATGCATTTCCTCAGTGTTGGGTTTCTGAGGGGTGAAGTTTTTCACCCCTTTTTACttgttggtgggtttttttttttttttttttttttttttttgctccttagCTGCCCATTTTCAGCCTCTATATTGTCCATAATTTCCGCTGCAGTAGTTATAGAGGCAGGCTTTTAATCTTTAATTATCCAAATACATTGTTTTGGCATCAATTTATAAAATGGTTCCAAGCCCCTGGGTGCCTCCAGATTTGCTTGAGTTTTTATTTGGCTCCTTTCTAGCCATCTATTAAGCTTAACTAATTTACTGGCAGCTTCACTATAAAATTATCTGGGCAATATATGTAAACCTCTGAAATCTCTTCTGTACCGCTGAGACTCTGTAATACCTCTCCACCCTTTGTTAATATGAAGACTCCCTAAGGCTAATTTCTGAGTAAAGTTCATTTAACCCAGAGCGCTTGTAGGATTTGAGGGAAAGCATCCCCTAATCATCAGGCACAGCAATATCCTTACGCACTGTTTCAAACAAATGAAGAAGCTTCATATATGATTCCTTTTTGGATACCTTGAAAATTCTTTGTCAACCTGAGGTAAATCTTCTGGTATtttctgttctgcttcagacctgaGCCTTACTTTTAAAGCGTGAAGCtcaatttcttccttttttccccttttaagtCCAGTATTGCCTccctttccagcttggtgtagtggttaggagtgcggacttctaatctggcgagccgggtttgattccctgcaccaactccgtatgcagccagctgggtgaccttgggctcgctccAGCactgaaagctgctctgaccaggtagtaatctcagggctctctcagcctcacctccctcacagggtgtctgttgtggggagaggaaagggaaggtgaatgtcagctgctttgagactcctttgctagagaaaatcggcatataagaaccaactcttcttcttcagtaatctcagggctctctcagcctcacctccctcacagggtgtctgttgtggggagaggaaagggaaggcgactgtaagccactttgagactccttcgggtagagaaaagcggcatataagaaccaattctttttcagtaatctcagggctctctcagcctcacctccctcacagggtgtctgttgtggggagaggaagggaaggctattgtaagccgctttgagactccttcgggtagagaaaagtggcatataagaaccaactcttcttcttgtgcatTTGGGCAAGTTCCAATTCCTTTTCTGTgaggccagtctctctctctctctcccccctccccttctctttgaTTGAGAACTACCATTACTGCTGAAATGAAATACTATTTTGAGTTTACACCAAAGTATATACCTTGTTAAGTCATACAAAAACACTTTTTGAGATAAAAGTTTGTCAGTATGCCTTCAAAGAATAATGGTAGAAAGAGTAGCTGGGACAGTAGAAGGAGCAGGAGGCAGAATTATGCTGAGGAGAATATTAATTGAACTCTGATGGATTATCTCGAAAATTAAGTTGGAATTGGCAGCAGGATGGAGAGGCAGGCCACTTTTATAGAAAACGAATTGGAGAGGGGAGCTGTTCTGGTCTCTGTTTTGAATTGGTCCTCCAAAATGAACACAAATTTCAAGCAAATCCCACTTTGCTGTTTCCATACTGTAAAATGATgtgatgacaccccccccccccgtctccagaCCTAGAAACTAAGGACTTAAGGTACCACCCAGCATGTGCTTGTCCTATTATGAGGAAATTATTATATGGTTGAAGGAGCCACACAGTAGGTTTGATGAAAACCACTAAAGCCAAGTGTAATGGCTTGGTTGtctctttgctttccttttctccagccacCTCAGTATTCTAAGAATATAGTTATTAGAGAGCTGGGGTCTGATACCACAAAGCAGGTTTCTTGTTTGGCTGATTCAGACTTAACAGCATGGAACAGAAAGCCTTTTTTTTTACGCAAGCAGCGTCCAACACCTGCCTATAATCGAAGGACCCCCAAATTCCTAAGGGATATGGTTCCTGAGTTGGCATCTCTTTGAGTCAACAAGGACCACTCAAAAAGACACAAACCTAGAACCAAGCCCTGCAAACAGTCCTCAGTGCTGACTTGGTTCAACACCATGCAACTGTATGTCTTGGGgttagattcaagcgggtagccgtgttggtctgaagcagcacaacaaaacaaaacaaaatcagagtctagtggcacctttaaggccagcaaagatttattcaaggcatgagctttcgagtgcaagcactcttcctcagactaagaactaccatcatgacaatggaaatataaagttaattctattaaattagtaaactgtgtcacaacatccataTACAGCCATTTGATAATTCTCtgttaatttaacagaattaactttatatttccactgtcatgatggtagttcttaatctgaggaagagtgcttgcactcaaaagctcacaccttgaataaatcttagttggccttaaaggtgccactggactcttattttgtcTTTGGGTTAAGTTATCGCTCCAGCCACTCATCCCATTGATAACAAAATGGGCATCCGTCATGGGGCAGCtctgagggagagagaaaaatgaagctGATCGTAGGCAGCAGTCCTTGTTCTGCAAGTGAGTGCATGGCAACATGGTAATCATGAAATCTGTACATAAGTTCAGCAAGAAAGTCAAGCAGTAGGCCTGTCAGCTAAGCTTTGGAGTTTAAAGAGCTTTGCAGGAGAATGTGTTCAGTTTAATTGACAAtgattggaggggtggggggagttgaggTGTAAATGCTTAGGAGAAGGGCTGAGTGCTTAGAGTGAATCTCACAGGGAAATggtacaggaaaaaaatgaacacattcCAGATGGGCAAATAGAAGGTTTTGAATAGGAGTATTGTCACTGGGAGTAATCTTACCACCAATACAAACAAAATAATTCCTAGAATACAGCAACATTGACTTGACTATTTATAATGAACAGCAAACAGGAGGGTTGTACCAGTCAGCAGAATGAAACACAGCAAAGACAAGGGCTGATAGCACACTGTCGGAATGAAAATTTATTGATGGCACACTAAAAAGCCCTGCATGTTTTGCAATAGTTCCATCGAAGGATCTGAAACATGTTATGAAAGGAATTAAATTTTATGGAAAACAGTCAAAATACTGGCTATTTAAGAACACAAAATATAGGCTATTTAAGAAtcctgaatgaatgaaatataatgataaaaataaaaagtgagaatattacatattttgaaaaaaaatcctagAAATGCTACATACAGAGAACAAAATATATATACTATAGTAAAGCAATATAGAGCCTTATCCTTCAGCACACAGAGATGAAATCATATTTCCCAAGCATAAAATCACATAATGATGTGTGGGCCGACGTTTGAAAATACATGCAAGAACTAAACTCTAAATGTTCATCTATAGTActtctccacagctgctgctgagctcacaggaaaaaagaaaacagaatggaGCAAATCTGAGTCTTGGCTGCAAGAGATGTAGGTCCTCATTTAAGCCTTGAGGAACCAAAGTACACTATCTCAAAAACCCAGTCTCTTTTCCTAAGTAGCAAATTATTATTAATGGTAGGTAGTTTCTGAATGGCCCACAATCGTCTGGGGGACAATTATTGTTCTATAAAATGATTAACCAGAGGAGTGCCTGCTTGTGTAAGGCAGGTGTTCCTTTTATGTACTGCAGTATGAGTTTATAGATTCCTCCGTGTTGTTTCCAACATACAAAAACACTCTGTCATAGCACATTATTGCTGGAGCAAAAAGATACCATGCTGCCAATTGATAACAGTATGCCACTTGCAGGAGGACATGCTTGACTTGATGGAATGTAAGACTGTAGTCCAGTTTTATTGTTATGAAGTCTGCTGACTGGAATACCAACCCTTATCTGGAACACTGTGAATATATTGCTCAGCAATTTCCTGTATGCGTTATGATGAGGAGGAATTTGATTCTTCAGGAGATTGGTGGGGCTATTAATACTTGGGCACATCATGACCTAAACATTTTTCTGTGAGTCATTGAAAATTAGCATGTCAATGCAGCTTGTCCAGAGAGACATAATTTGGAATGATCTattaaaaaattaagcaaaataaattgtgaaatCTGCTTAGGCACAGGAGAGGGGGCATATAACTTGGCTGAAAGATATGGTATACCTACTATTGCCTGTTAAATTTGTTTAAAGCTGAAGATAAAACTCTTTGCGTGGCTTACTTCTGCATTCGTATTTGGTCATTGCCGTTGTGCTAGGGCTGGGATCGTTAGGCTTGTATTCTATAGAAACAAGGAGTGTCTTGTGACTTTAAGAGCCTGCACTAGGAAACCTAGATGGATTCACACTGCATAAAGTaactgcttttttccccttttaatttGAGGTCACCTGCCCTGGCTTCCAAGTGGTTTGGACCCATTAGAAGCTCCCGTAGCCTAATGCCATGAATGTTGCAGCGGACAATGTGGAAGAAAAAGCCGTCCATTCCTGGTCAAGGATCTCCTCTGCAGGACAGAAAGCATTGGAAGAAGCTCTCCGAGTGTTCAACCCCATGTCCAAGGACCTTTCTGATACAGAGACCCAGCTGGTAGCctttcttcagggtctcagggagGAAGGCTACCAGCCCACCATTCTAAGGAGCAAAGATGTCTATGGGTACAGCTCATGCACAGCCAGCATACCCAACCACCAGGTGAAAGGCAGCTCCCAAGACTCTTCAAAAATAGTGAGCCCTCTTTTGGACTCTGTTAAGGCTTCAGCCCGAAGCACAGTAACAGTGGCAAAACTATCTGCCCCCCTAGCAGGTATTACAGTAAGTTCTCCTAAAGATCCTCCTTCACCTTTATCCAAGAACAGCAATTCCACAAATCTCTTATTGAATTCGTTGAAACGGACACGTTCAGGCACCTCAGAAGCCTCGACAGTGGGCTTCCCCGCTAACATGTACCCTGGTGTCTATCCAGCCATGAGGCTCTCTGTGGTCCTGGAAGCCTTGGTCCCACTGAAAGCCACAGCATCCTGCCTGGAGTCCAGATGCAAGCAAGGGCATCTGGGGATCTCTCCCTCAGACCTTAAACTCCTTAAGGCAGCTAACGCATCCAGGCAGCTTCCAGCAAAGGCCACAAAAATGTCACCAGGCCAACTGGACCCCAAAAGTTATAGGCACATAATAAAGAAAGTGCCAGATTCTGCTGCCCTGACTGTCACCCTTTTGAAAGGACCAAAGGGTGGGGTACTGCGGGAAAGCAATGCTTGTAAAGCCTCTGGAATCCTGAATGGCAGGATTTCTGGAAGCACCTCCCAGAGCTGCAGTGCAGGGGCCTCCAGAACTAAAGAGCCATCAGTGGGCAAAACGGACCGGAGAGCAGGTGGCAGTCAAGAGGAGACAGTTGGGCAGAAAAGGAAAAACGCCGAGGACGGGAAAGAGCTGTCGCACAGAAAGAAACCCAATTCCATTCCATCCTCCAGTCAACCAGAACTCACTTCGAACACACTGAAATTCCGGACCATCAAGGTGGACAGCTCTTCAGATGACGAATTGAGGAGGAGGGCACAGAAGATCCTGAGGGTTAACCTCTCCCCGGTTATCAGAATCCAGCCTTTGCCTGGCTCTCACAGTGTCCCCTGAGTCAGTTCCGGTGAGGCCGCATGGTCACAGCATGTGGATGGTCAGTCCGCCTTCCCAGCTCTTGAGCTCGGTGAGGATTTAGTGACATGTGTCTGCAGtcctggagcacctagccacagctTACCAGTTGGggaaagctctgcagagctgcTGGATTATAGAACCATGTGTAGAAACGTCAGAGGAGGTCTCCGGGGCTCTTTTGAGAGAAACGTGGAGCAGAGCACTGGCTTCCGCCGGGACCTACTTCTGCAGTGCTTTTGTTAAACGTGGCAGAGCGCACAACTTGGAGGCGGCAGCACCAGGAGTACTGCTGTACTGTGatttctttcatttccccccttccttttttttgttcCAAAGTGTAAATCTGTTGGGTTTTATTTCAATCATATTTTGTATACttattaaatataaatatctaCTGACTTATGTACATGCATTGCCTGAGGGCTGTCAGAATGTGACTGCCTCTTTGTCTTGTTCCCCTTCTCTAGAATTGGGTTCAAAAAGCTTTTCTCCCTCACCTTTTTTTGTGGTTGCAATGGGGAAATGACAAGGCCTTCATTTCCAGTGTTGCCTCCCTTGTAGCTTCTCTATGATTTACGAGTCCCTGAATGGTTGTCGGCTGCTGCCGCCCCTGCAGAGCTGGTGGGGGTCCATATTTACATGCCCGCTGGAAGGGAGTGGGTTGCAGCTGAATGGAAAAGTGGAATTGGAGGAAACGTGTCCTTCACTGGTTTCTCCAGTATCCTTTGCCCTTGACTAGAATGTTGACACCCCCCAAACAGGTTGTGAGGCTGCAGCAGTGAAAGAAGAACGGTTGTCCCAAATATGAAAGACCTTGTGAGCCTTATGCGAAGGTGACAAGGGGATGGGATGTCTGAGTTCCCAGCATGCCCCGCATGAGTAGAGAAGGGGGCCCCACGGAGCGTTGCCAAATAATGTGCCATAGGGGAGCACCTCTGTCTGTGGAGAAGCTTTCTGAAGACTTGGTGCCTCACCACTTCCTTGGTAGAATTCACAAGGGTAGCCTGGCTTCTGGCCGATGTcctctctgctgctttctgtCGCCTTCCAAAGGGTCACCGTGCCACAAAACCCTGTGGAGTTAACTGTTCTGTTACTTGTGTTTGATTAAGTTCAAAAATGGGTCTGTGGCTTCCTCTGAGCCTAAGAACTTGACAGCTGGTATGGTAAACAATACCTCCAGGTGCAATTTTTTAAACGCCTCTGCTGCCAGATGTCCCAGTTACGTCCTATCCCTTTCTGCGGAATGGATTGCTATTACGCTTCTGAATGTATCTGACTCGTCCAAACTATCTAGGTTACAGCTGCTGCAGAGTAGCATCAGGAGAGTCCTGGGCTTGGTGAAGGGGATACGAGATGTAATTTCTTGGCCTGTGTTGTGAAGGGGGGTAGTCATTCTAAAACAATCAGAGAGCGATTTCTGGCCTTCAGACCGCACAGGGTTCAGCAATACACACTTGCCAGAATCTTTCAGTATTTTTCAGTATCATTTTTCTTGGTGCCACATCTACAAACCCAAGCTTGTGTTAAGCCTGTTGAAGCAGCACGGCTTTCAGAGGGCACACAGGCAATAACGGCTCTGTTCATGCAAAGCTTCACTTTGCAAGTTCCTTTTGCAAAATTTCAGTTCTCCTGGGCAAAAAGTCACCTGTTAAAATTgcttttaaggttttttttatgTAAACATGCTGTTAGGGTGCATGGCTGATAAAGCCTAAGTTTCCTCGCTAACAGAGTACAGGTTTTGCTATGTTGCTGTAATTTTTTAGCAAGTGGTCATCGGTCTCCCATAGTTTTTGGCCATTATTTAGCTGCTAATAGCCATTTCAGAAATTATACAAATTAAAATGATAAACTGGGGTATTTTCAGAGCACTGATGACACTCTCATTCTGTACAACTTGTTATCGCTGTCTTTAATAGGAGTCTTGAGGTGAGTGCGGAGGCGTTATTGGGAATCTCCCATTCTGTGGGCTAGTTTTTTTACATTCCAGGTACTTTCTTTTGTGGAGTACATTGGCCTTGCCTCAGCCCTGCACCAAGTATATGGAGGGCCCCTCATACGCTCTGCAGTAGCTTTTGCTTTGAGGATAATGAGCCACGTTTTGCACACTGCTGAACCTGAGCATTAACTTTCCCTCCGCTCTAAACTGACTCGCCTTTCTCTTTATGGTCAGTTCCCAGATGCCTTGCTTCACACAGCAGCCCATATCACCTTTAGATGTGCATCTTCTCAAACTAAGCCAATGCTGGGACAACcttgtctttccccctcctcaggaATACAGTGGTTGACTCCATATTAACCTCCTGAGGGTCTGTGGATCTTCTGCTGTTGAGCAGCAGTGGAGGAAATGAATCTGTTCCCCACACTGTGTCCCCAGTACTTTGCCTGCCCCAGTCAGGTCCCTTTAAAAAACCAGTCTCTCTGAACGGAAGAAATCTGACATTCCTGTAAACTCTTCTTGTCGTTGGGATTTAGTAATGGGATAAAGAAAAGGGCTTTTATTTACTGCTGGAGCGTTCTCATTCATGAATTTGCATAAAGCCATTTAATAGTTGTGCTCTTTCAGTGTTCTTAAATTGACGCCATGTTCACAATCCTGGCACAATAAGTAAAGTGCCCTTACAGTGGTAGTAAAGGGAGTCCTGACTCTGAACTGCtggtttggttttttgtttgttttcctttttaacaAGCCAGCATTGTTCTTGGTGGAACCTTAGACTATGGCTTTGCATAAGTACTGAGGCTACATATGAGAGAGATAATCGGAGTTAACTCCTGTGGCTTCCATCACCCTTCCCAGTCTTCACCAATGTAGTTCTTGCTGAGGCTGGGGTTTGTTCAAATAATCCTTAGCCTGCCTTGGTTTTCTGGTTTTTTCCCCACTGGGGTCTACTCAAAGTGTTCTTTTACAGGGTGATCCTAAGCAAAATTGCATTCTTATAAGCCCACTGACTTTGAAGACTTGGAAGGGTGTAATTAGAATTGCACTGCTGGCCTCCGTAATACCTGCCTGTCAGGGGGATGATTGGCACCTACCTCATGCCTCTTATCTCAAGGGAACACCTAGAATGGGAAAAGCCACATTGCAAATAGGGCCTCCTTAAAAGCATAGGAGCAGCTTTAAATCCAGGAATTGTCAGCTTGACTTTCTGCTGTCAAATTCCATTATTCTAGCAGTGAACTCCTCAAAAGTGCTGGAAGTCATCCCACTTATTTTCCTAATGGAGTAGCTGTTGAGGGAATGtagaaaaacctttttaaattCCTTCAGGGAGGGGTTGTATGTTGGCACTAGGTTGCTTTCCTTGTAGAGAGAACAGCCAGGGCAGTAGTATGTTCAGAAGATGGGCTGAAGTGCTGGAGAGCAGAGGAGCAAACAGTGCTGGCATGAAGGCACTATAGTTGATTCCCAAGATAACACGATTCTTTGGTTTAGTGAATAAATTGGATTAACAAGAGAACTGACCTTAAGAAAGAGGCTGACCCCTTCTTAGCTGGGAGCTGACTGACCGATGCCTGGTAGCACTAGTTCTTTATCCCATGCAAGAGTGTGTAAAGAGCAGTTTCCCAGCAAAAACAAATTCCTGCAGAAAAAGAGGGGCTGTTGTTGGTCACTTTGTAGCCCTGATTTTTTTGGCGGGGGGTCATCCCTGcccaaattaattaattccttgaTCAGTGCCAGGTAGAGGGATGGGTGATGTTTTTGTGTTGAATAGCTGCCATTAAAGACAGCTCTTCAAGATGCCACTCCTGTTTTCAGGTGCTAGAGGAACATCCGTCTGTTGTTGCCCTAAATACCAGTTGAGGATCTGTCTGCCTGCTCATGGACAGTCTCTTTGTAA
Proteins encoded:
- the CCDC71 gene encoding coiled-coil domain-containing protein 71 yields the protein MNVAADNVEEKAVHSWSRISSAGQKALEEALRVFNPMSKDLSDTETQLVAFLQGLREEGYQPTILRSKDVYGYSSCTASIPNHQVKGSSQDSSKIVSPLLDSVKASARSTVTVAKLSAPLAGITVSSPKDPPSPLSKNSNSTNLLLNSLKRTRSGTSEASTVGFPANMYPGVYPAMRLSVVLEALVPLKATASCLESRCKQGHLGISPSDLKLLKAANASRQLPAKATKMSPGQLDPKSYRHIIKKVPDSAALTVTLLKGPKGGVLRESNACKASGILNGRISGSTSQSCSAGASRTKEPSVGKTDRRAGGSQEETVGQKRKNAEDGKELSHRKKPNSIPSSSQPELTSNTLKFRTIKVDSSSDDELRRRAQKILRVNLSPVIRIQPLPGSHSVP